In Vibrio lentus, a single genomic region encodes these proteins:
- a CDS encoding PadR family transcriptional regulator, whose translation MSLPHVILTVLSTRDATGYDITKEFSASIGYFWKASHQQVYRELNKMAQNDQVTCVLEPQEGKPDRKVYSITDAGRGALGEWFEQPTAHPTVRDEFSAKLMACAVQASDPYRVQLAELVEESRKLVSHYKEIEAAYYATPSTLDKQARLERLTLRRNLLIREAWIVWAEEVLLELGAIA comes from the coding sequence ATGTCATTACCACACGTAATTCTAACCGTTTTAAGTACACGCGATGCTACTGGTTACGATATCACAAAAGAATTCTCCGCAAGCATTGGTTACTTCTGGAAAGCTAGCCACCAACAAGTTTACCGCGAGCTAAATAAAATGGCTCAGAACGACCAAGTAACTTGCGTGCTTGAACCTCAAGAAGGCAAACCTGATCGTAAAGTTTACTCTATCACTGACGCTGGTCGTGGCGCTCTAGGTGAATGGTTTGAACAACCGACTGCACACCCAACGGTTCGTGATGAGTTCTCAGCTAAGCTAATGGCTTGTGCTGTTCAAGCATCTGACCCGTACCGTGTACAACTTGCTGAGCTAGTAGAAGAGTCTCGCAAACTGGTTTCTCACTACAAAGAGATTGAAGCAGCTTACTACGCAACACCATCAACGCTAGACAAGCAAGCGCGCCTTGAGCGTCTAACACTTCGTCGCAACCTACTGATCCGTGAAGCATGGATTGTATGGGCTGAAGAAGTGCTGCTTGAACTTGGTGCTATCGCATAA